One genomic segment of Photobacterium sp. DA100 includes these proteins:
- a CDS encoding CopD family protein, with product MFGLLLALHIIAATIWTGGHIVLSLVVLPSVLKNRNPQQLLDFEQVYEKIGMPALIIQVVTGLMLAYRMLPDITLWFDTSIPLAHGIMAKLLLLALTVLFALDARFRVIPKLSQANLWDMAWHIIPVTVISVLFVLVGVSFRVGWLV from the coding sequence ATGTTTGGGTTGTTACTAGCATTGCATATTATTGCCGCAACTATTTGGACTGGCGGGCATATTGTATTGTCGCTGGTAGTCTTGCCGTCGGTGTTAAAAAATCGCAATCCACAGCAGTTGCTGGATTTTGAGCAGGTATACGAAAAAATCGGTATGCCAGCGTTGATCATCCAGGTTGTTACAGGACTCATGCTGGCATACAGAATGCTACCGGATATCACCCTATGGTTTGATACCAGCATTCCTTTAGCTCATGGGATCATGGCTAAACTTTTGCTGCTGGCACTAACCGTACTATTTGCGCTGGACGCAAGATTTAGAGTGATACCGAAATTGTCTCAGGCGAATCTGTGGGATATGGCGTGGCATATTATCCCGGTTACGGTGATTTCTGTGCTGTTTGTTTTGGTTGGTGTCTCTTTCCGGGTTGGCTGGCTGGTATGA
- a CDS encoding CCGSCS motif protein, with amino-acid sequence MAISFTKIFKKDNEKAEDKTFIEQPASSERQESEKTKTTKKHGEPGFCCGSCS; translated from the coding sequence ATGGCCATTTCATTTACCAAGATCTTTAAGAAAGATAACGAAAAAGCCGAAGATAAGACGTTTATTGAGCAACCTGCTTCCAGCGAACGTCAAGAGTCCGAAAAGACTAAAACAACAAAGAAACACGGTGAACCCGGTTTTTGCTGTGGCTCTTGCTCGTAA
- a CDS encoding isoprenylcysteine carboxylmethyltransferase family protein encodes MLELKIPPLLLFNIFAAAMLLPADYPIKLDNEGFWAGSLLIAIAMAIALSATMTFRRAKTTVNPCRFDNVNALVTSGVFGYSRNPMYLAMAIALLGVGLIVGTVVTAVLVVVGFVIYMTKFQILPEERLLAELFGAEYRRYCQQVRRWV; translated from the coding sequence ATGCTCGAGTTAAAGATCCCGCCGTTATTGCTGTTCAATATCTTTGCGGCCGCGATGTTACTGCCGGCAGATTACCCGATTAAACTGGATAACGAAGGCTTTTGGGCAGGCAGCCTACTGATAGCCATCGCAATGGCGATAGCACTGTCAGCAACGATGACCTTCAGGCGGGCCAAGACCACGGTTAATCCCTGCCGGTTTGATAATGTCAATGCATTGGTGACTTCCGGTGTGTTCGGGTACTCAAGAAACCCGATGTATCTTGCCATGGCTATCGCCCTGTTGGGTGTTGGCTTGATAGTGGGCACAGTGGTTACGGCCGTGTTGGTGGTTGTCGGATTCGTCATTTATATGACGAAGTTTCAAATATTGCCAGAGGAGCGGTTGTTGGCCGAGCTGTTCGGCGCAGAGTACCGCCGGTACTGTCAGCAAGTACGGCGCTGGGTTTAG
- a CDS encoding zinc/cadmium/mercury/lead-transporting ATPase, whose amino-acid sequence MCAQCNNKKLHVHADKAASFGQPSVVVENNSPEPCCASSSCQSTQTSSITQESELSPGDDDPASGASKGCSVNKITSAEAAAKLSCCSSGSCDSSATDEPTPDDLAPAPHSTTLSWKVEGMDCPSCANKLERAINGLEGVASAKVMFATEKLVVNCQSAAMSEEIVAKTREAGFILYTTDNTPEDSKRMSLFREILPVLTIAVMMLVSFLLNQQSQAMGLAAFTATTLVGLLPIARKAVRLAKSGTPFSIETLMSVAAIGALYLGETAEAAMVLLLFLIGEQLEGYASAKARSGVKALMALVPEKASRVLPDGRKEQVSASELKPGDIIEVAPGGRLPADVELMDAAASFDESALTGESVPVERLPGEQVMAGALVADKVVRLRIISEQGENAIDRILHLIEDAESRKAPLERFVDRFSRWYTPAMIVLAALVVVIPPMLFGQAWDEWLYKGLTLLLIACPCALVISIPAAITSGLAAATRRGALIKGGAALEQLGKIETVAFDKTGTLTEGKPVMTDIVSWDGDEARLLRQSAAVEMGSAHPLAQAVVNAAQARGLDVEEAQERQALPGRGIQGNCQGDTLMLLAADRLPLGITLTAQQAEQAHELEGQGKTLVVVLRNQQPVGLIAWRDNLREDSAKAVEQLKAMGIHSVMLTGDNPRAAAAIAGEIGIAFEAGLLPEDKVKHVELANQRTNVAMVGDGINDAPAMKTASIGIAMGGGTDVALETADAALTHNRVAELPMMIALSKATLANIKQNVFLSLGLKGVFLITTLLGMTGLWVAVLADSGATALVTLNALRLLKFKLKD is encoded by the coding sequence ATGTGTGCCCAATGCAATAATAAGAAGTTACATGTTCATGCGGACAAAGCTGCCAGCTTTGGCCAGCCATCGGTTGTGGTTGAAAATAACAGCCCGGAACCGTGCTGTGCATCAAGCAGCTGCCAATCAACACAAACCTCATCAATTACGCAAGAATCGGAGCTGTCGCCGGGCGATGATGATCCTGCCTCCGGAGCCTCCAAAGGGTGTTCAGTTAATAAAATCACTTCCGCAGAGGCAGCGGCCAAATTGTCATGTTGCAGCTCAGGTAGTTGTGATAGTTCAGCGACGGATGAACCTACCCCCGATGACCTTGCTCCCGCTCCTCATAGCACGACATTAAGTTGGAAAGTCGAAGGCATGGACTGTCCAAGTTGTGCTAATAAACTCGAAAGGGCCATTAACGGCTTAGAGGGTGTTGCTTCGGCGAAAGTGATGTTTGCCACTGAAAAATTGGTCGTCAACTGCCAATCTGCTGCGATGTCGGAGGAGATTGTAGCGAAAACCCGCGAAGCAGGCTTTATTCTCTATACCACTGACAATACACCTGAAGACAGCAAGCGGATGAGTTTATTCCGAGAGATCCTGCCCGTATTGACGATAGCGGTGATGATGCTGGTTTCTTTTTTGCTCAACCAGCAGTCTCAAGCCATGGGGTTAGCTGCCTTTACCGCAACGACGCTGGTGGGTTTGCTCCCTATCGCCCGCAAGGCTGTCAGGTTGGCCAAGAGTGGCACCCCATTCTCCATCGAAACCTTGATGAGCGTGGCGGCTATCGGCGCGCTGTACCTGGGGGAAACGGCGGAAGCGGCGATGGTGTTGCTGCTGTTTTTGATCGGTGAGCAACTGGAAGGTTACGCGTCTGCGAAAGCCAGAAGTGGGGTGAAAGCACTGATGGCCTTGGTGCCGGAAAAAGCCAGCCGAGTATTGCCGGACGGTCGCAAAGAGCAGGTCTCGGCGAGTGAGCTTAAACCTGGCGATATTATTGAAGTTGCGCCGGGCGGCCGGTTGCCCGCTGATGTCGAGTTGATGGATGCGGCGGCCAGCTTTGATGAAAGTGCCTTGACCGGCGAATCCGTTCCGGTAGAGCGTTTACCTGGTGAGCAGGTGATGGCTGGTGCTTTGGTGGCCGATAAAGTGGTGCGCCTGAGGATTATTTCCGAGCAGGGCGAGAATGCCATCGACCGCATCTTGCATTTGATTGAGGATGCCGAATCGCGCAAGGCTCCACTGGAGCGCTTTGTCGACCGGTTCAGCCGCTGGTATACCCCTGCGATGATTGTGCTGGCCGCTCTGGTGGTCGTCATTCCACCGATGTTGTTCGGGCAGGCGTGGGACGAGTGGTTATACAAAGGCCTCACACTATTGCTGATTGCCTGTCCGTGTGCCTTGGTAATTTCCATTCCGGCGGCAATTACTTCAGGTCTGGCGGCGGCAACACGTCGAGGTGCTCTGATTAAAGGCGGGGCTGCCCTCGAGCAGTTAGGCAAGATTGAAACGGTGGCATTCGACAAGACCGGTACCCTGACCGAAGGAAAACCGGTGATGACGGATATTGTCAGCTGGGATGGCGATGAAGCCCGCTTGCTGCGCCAGTCGGCTGCGGTAGAGATGGGATCAGCCCACCCTCTGGCACAAGCTGTGGTCAATGCTGCTCAAGCACGCGGTTTGGATGTTGAAGAAGCGCAGGAGCGCCAAGCGTTGCCGGGCCGCGGGATCCAGGGCAATTGCCAGGGTGATACCCTGATGCTGCTAGCTGCCGACCGTCTACCACTGGGCATTACGCTGACCGCGCAGCAGGCTGAGCAAGCCCATGAGCTTGAAGGCCAAGGAAAGACCTTGGTGGTCGTGTTGCGTAACCAGCAACCTGTCGGGTTGATTGCCTGGCGTGACAACTTGCGCGAAGACAGTGCCAAGGCGGTAGAGCAACTCAAAGCGATGGGCATCCACTCCGTTATGCTAACTGGTGATAACCCGCGTGCCGCGGCGGCGATTGCCGGTGAAATAGGGATTGCCTTTGAGGCGGGACTGTTGCCTGAAGACAAAGTGAAGCATGTCGAGCTGGCCAACCAACGTACCAACGTCGCTATGGTTGGCGATGGCATTAACGATGCGCCTGCGATGAAAACGGCGTCGATTGGTATTGCGATGGGTGGGGGCACCGACGTGGCATTGGAAACGGCCGATGCGGCTCTGACCCATAACCGTGTCGCTGAGTTGCCGATGATGATCGCGTTGTCGAAAGCAACGCTGGCCAATATCAAGCAGAATGTGTTCTTGTCGCTGGGTCTGAAAGGGGTTTTCCTGATCACCACCTTGCTGGGGATGACGGGACTTTGGGTGGCGGTGCTGGCCGACAGCGGGGCCACCGCGCTGGTGACCCTCAATGCTCTTCGCCTGTTGAAGTTCAAGCTTAAGGACTAA
- a CDS encoding response regulator: MEKLNIICVDDQREVLSAVLKDLSPLNDFFHVEDCESADEALELMDELDAEGEFIALVISDHVMPGKTGVELLTEVSQDSRFHKTKKVLLTGQATHQDTIAAINRARIESYFEKPWKADSLLTTARSLITEYIFDMGMDYQPWMEILDNGVVFRRLS; the protein is encoded by the coding sequence ATGGAAAAACTAAACATCATCTGCGTAGATGATCAGAGGGAAGTACTAAGCGCTGTATTGAAAGATTTATCACCTTTGAATGATTTCTTTCATGTCGAAGATTGTGAATCGGCGGATGAGGCGCTTGAATTGATGGACGAGCTGGATGCCGAAGGCGAGTTCATTGCTTTGGTGATCTCAGACCATGTTATGCCGGGCAAAACCGGGGTCGAGTTGCTGACTGAGGTTTCGCAGGATAGCCGCTTCCACAAAACCAAGAAGGTCTTGCTGACCGGACAGGCGACCCATCAGGACACCATTGCGGCAATAAACCGCGCCCGCATCGAGAGCTATTTCGAAAAACCTTGGAAAGCTGACAGCCTGCTGACAACAGCCAGGAGCTTAATCACCGAGTACATCTTTGATATGGGGATGGACTACCAGCCTTGGATGGAGATCCTTGATAATGGTGTGGTGTTTAGGCGCCTAAGTTAA
- a CDS encoding ATP-binding protein → MHQPKAMQRIIDVYFRDPARTEAVKAGTQVLVQDGYNDKLYWVKKGELSGYLKNEADVTARVFRVEQGMFFGVHSFFAQTLMASTTVVAEKDSEIAWIDLKTQPVEPETFGSLAEQFMPVMVHELAQRQMMTGLQAIEKEKALQKLYAAEQMTTLGQLAAGIAHELNNAVGVLSSKTEGLQQGICRFLEENKPEVSPFLDLGICDGQAVTSAQARKRAKQLEQDLTLQRDQARQLARAVPVGDIPNYWLDNLDEALQYWDIGRDLHDMKLAAKHAASIVRSVKQLGGTDNARQPEVDVNDTIHKSLALLQSNLRRVNVVLRPAVLPTMTASTTELVQVWVNIIKNACDAMEHTAEPQIEIITRHSKNRLLITISNNGPMIDEATRRKVFQPNFTTKKGGLSFGLGLGLSIVQRIVNSYGGTIALKSDLEKTKFRIKLPIA, encoded by the coding sequence ATGCATCAACCTAAAGCCATGCAGCGGATCATTGATGTGTACTTTCGTGATCCCGCCCGGACCGAAGCGGTTAAGGCCGGCACCCAGGTGCTGGTTCAGGATGGTTATAACGACAAGCTCTACTGGGTGAAAAAAGGCGAGCTGTCTGGCTACCTCAAGAACGAAGCCGATGTAACGGCAAGAGTGTTCAGGGTCGAGCAGGGCATGTTTTTCGGTGTCCACAGTTTCTTTGCCCAGACACTGATGGCGTCGACCACGGTGGTGGCGGAAAAAGACAGCGAAATCGCCTGGATCGATCTCAAAACCCAGCCGGTCGAGCCCGAAACTTTCGGCTCGTTGGCTGAGCAGTTCATGCCGGTTATGGTCCATGAACTGGCCCAGCGCCAGATGATGACCGGGTTGCAGGCGATTGAGAAAGAGAAGGCGCTGCAAAAGCTTTATGCTGCGGAGCAGATGACGACCTTGGGCCAGCTGGCCGCTGGCATAGCCCATGAACTCAACAATGCGGTTGGGGTGCTAAGCAGTAAAACCGAGGGCTTGCAGCAGGGGATCTGTCGCTTCCTGGAAGAAAACAAGCCGGAAGTCAGTCCGTTTCTTGATCTGGGGATTTGCGATGGCCAGGCTGTTACCTCGGCACAGGCCCGCAAGCGCGCCAAGCAGCTAGAGCAAGATCTGACGCTCCAGCGGGATCAGGCCAGGCAATTGGCCCGGGCAGTACCGGTAGGGGACATTCCGAATTACTGGCTCGATAATCTCGACGAAGCCTTGCAGTACTGGGATATCGGCCGCGACCTGCATGATATGAAGCTGGCTGCCAAGCATGCCGCCAGTATCGTCCGCTCGGTGAAACAGCTCGGTGGCACAGACAATGCGCGCCAGCCCGAGGTTGATGTTAACGATACGATCCACAAGTCCCTGGCCTTGCTGCAAAGCAATCTGAGGCGAGTCAATGTGGTACTGCGCCCGGCGGTGCTACCCACGATGACCGCGAGCACGACCGAGCTGGTGCAGGTGTGGGTCAATATCATCAAGAATGCGTGTGATGCGATGGAGCATACGGCCGAGCCGCAGATCGAGATCATCACGCGCCATTCGAAAAACCGCTTGCTGATCACCATCAGCAACAACGGGCCGATGATCGATGAAGCGACGCGGCGCAAAGTGTTTCAACCCAACTTCACCACCAAGAAAGGAGGGTTGTCGTTCGGATTAGGGCTGGGCCTCTCGATAGTACAGCGGATAGTCAACAGTTATGGTGGCACCATTGCACTGAAGAGCGACCTGGAGAAAACAAAATTTCGTATCAAACTGCCAATCGCGTAA
- a CDS encoding SLC13 family permease, producing MRQYLRVIIPVLIPLIILMLPASAFPVEGLTIVQQRVIAIFLLAALCWVLEPIPIYATSVVIIVLELLLLSDKGLYLFRGAEGQPHFGELLNYSDIMATFASPIIMLFLGGFFLAMAATKYRLDVNLARVLLRPFGTQPKYVMFGLMLITAIFSMFMSNTATTAMMLSILAPVIALFGAKDPGKIAFALCIPVAANIGGIGTPIGTPPNAIALKYLTGDNMITFGEWMFFGVPFVAVMLVFAWVLINALYPAKQEKIELTIKGKFLMTPKAITVYVTFALTIILWLMGSAHGMNSYTVALIPVAVFSLTGIINKEDLKKISWDVLWLVSGGIALGLALDQTGLARLMVHSIPFDSFSPYIVLGGSALLCLVMANFMSHTATANLLMPIMAALGTSMVSLVPLGGEITLILVVTFAASLGMSLPISTPPNALAHATGHVQSNQMARVGVIIGVVGVVLSFAMIWLLHLIDHI from the coding sequence ATGCGTCAATATCTTAGGGTGATCATACCCGTTCTCATCCCCCTCATCATTCTGATGCTGCCGGCATCAGCGTTTCCAGTCGAAGGGTTAACCATTGTCCAGCAGCGGGTTATTGCCATTTTCTTGCTGGCGGCCTTGTGCTGGGTGCTGGAGCCAATACCGATTTATGCCACTTCCGTAGTGATTATCGTGTTGGAACTTTTGCTCCTCTCCGATAAAGGCTTGTATTTGTTCCGGGGCGCTGAAGGGCAGCCGCATTTTGGTGAGCTGCTGAACTACAGTGATATTATGGCAACCTTTGCCAGCCCGATCATTATGCTGTTCCTCGGTGGTTTCTTCCTCGCCATGGCTGCCACCAAATACCGCCTCGATGTCAACTTGGCCCGGGTGTTGCTAAGGCCTTTCGGTACCCAGCCGAAGTACGTCATGTTTGGCCTGATGCTGATCACTGCCATTTTCTCCATGTTTATGTCGAATACGGCGACCACGGCCATGATGCTGTCGATTCTGGCCCCAGTGATAGCCCTGTTTGGCGCCAAGGACCCGGGCAAAATCGCCTTTGCTCTGTGTATCCCGGTCGCTGCCAACATTGGTGGTATCGGTACTCCAATTGGTACCCCGCCCAATGCGATTGCCTTGAAGTACCTGACTGGCGACAACATGATCACCTTTGGTGAGTGGATGTTCTTCGGTGTGCCGTTTGTTGCGGTGATGCTGGTCTTTGCCTGGGTGCTGATCAATGCGCTTTACCCGGCCAAACAGGAAAAAATCGAGCTGACCATCAAAGGGAAGTTCTTGATGACACCGAAGGCGATCACAGTTTACGTGACTTTCGCCCTGACGATCATTCTATGGTTGATGGGATCGGCCCACGGCATGAACTCATATACCGTAGCCCTGATCCCGGTGGCGGTGTTCTCGCTAACCGGTATTATCAACAAGGAAGATCTTAAAAAGATCTCGTGGGATGTGCTGTGGCTGGTCTCGGGGGGGATTGCCCTCGGCTTGGCGCTGGATCAGACCGGACTGGCCAGACTGATGGTGCACAGCATCCCGTTCGATAGTTTCTCGCCATACATCGTCCTTGGTGGCTCGGCGCTGCTGTGTCTGGTCATGGCTAACTTCATGTCGCACACCGCAACGGCCAACTTGCTGATGCCGATCATGGCGGCATTGGGTACCTCCATGGTCTCGCTGGTGCCGCTTGGCGGTGAGATCACCCTGATTTTGGTGGTCACTTTCGCAGCCTCGCTGGGGATGTCCTTGCCAATCAGTACCCCGCCGAATGCCCTGGCGCATGCCACTGGCCATGTCCAGAGTAACCAGATGGCCCGTGTTGGGGTGATCATCGGGGTTGTCGGTGTGGTGCTGAGCTTTGCCATGATTTGGCTTCTGCACCTGATTGACCATATCTAA
- a CDS encoding MATE family efflux transporter, whose translation MSSTGAVGLMALFLVDLLDMFFISLLGEVELAAAIGFAGTLVFFTTSASIGTSIAMGALVSRSLGADQPEQARVMTINIMIFAVIFSAVLVFFMLGNLQALLAMIGAKGKVAEAATDYLTILMPSAPVVAVSMAAGAALRGVGDARRSMYATIIGGGVNAVFDPLLIFGFSMGVEGAAAASVLARVAVMIFSIHAVIIHHDLVARPRLGAFLSSVLPVSAIAFPAILTNTATPIGNAIVTSNIAQFGESFVAGYAVIGRIMPVCFALVFSLSGAIGPIIGQNFGAGRWDRILRSLSDALKFVTGYCVAVSILLWLVQDWLVAIFSLEAEAASLISVFCTYIAITFIFNGAMFVANAAFNNLNRPTWSTMLNMGKATLGTIPFVWIGGNLGGAAGVLIGQAAGTIVFGIVSGLLVVSQVRKMAIEHEQQQAEPEILEPSVPLTPFCSSRTYMGHEDVIEESLASDTKA comes from the coding sequence ATGTCTAGTACCGGAGCCGTTGGCCTGATGGCCCTGTTTCTGGTGGATCTGCTCGATATGTTTTTCATCAGCTTGCTGGGAGAAGTCGAATTAGCCGCAGCGATTGGTTTTGCTGGGACACTGGTGTTTTTTACGACTTCCGCTTCCATCGGTACGTCTATTGCTATGGGGGCGCTGGTGTCGCGTTCGTTGGGAGCCGACCAGCCTGAGCAGGCTCGGGTAATGACAATAAACATCATGATATTTGCCGTTATTTTTAGTGCGGTGCTGGTGTTCTTTATGCTTGGCAACCTGCAAGCGCTGTTGGCGATGATAGGAGCCAAAGGGAAGGTTGCCGAGGCGGCGACCGATTACCTTACGATACTGATGCCCAGTGCGCCGGTTGTCGCGGTGTCGATGGCCGCCGGTGCGGCACTCAGAGGAGTCGGGGATGCCCGGCGTTCGATGTATGCCACTATCATCGGGGGAGGGGTGAATGCGGTGTTTGATCCCCTGCTCATCTTTGGCTTCTCAATGGGCGTTGAAGGGGCCGCAGCGGCCTCTGTGTTGGCGCGGGTGGCTGTGATGATATTCTCGATCCATGCTGTGATTATCCACCATGATCTGGTTGCCCGCCCGCGGCTCGGCGCTTTTCTGTCTTCGGTTCTCCCGGTCTCAGCGATTGCCTTTCCGGCAATACTAACCAATACCGCCACACCGATCGGCAACGCTATCGTGACCAGCAATATCGCCCAGTTTGGTGAGAGCTTTGTTGCGGGCTATGCGGTAATTGGCCGGATCATGCCGGTTTGCTTTGCACTGGTTTTCTCGTTATCCGGGGCAATCGGCCCTATCATCGGGCAAAACTTTGGCGCCGGCCGCTGGGATCGTATCCTGCGCTCGCTGTCGGATGCGCTTAAGTTCGTGACGGGTTATTGTGTCGCGGTCTCTATTCTGCTTTGGCTGGTGCAGGATTGGTTGGTTGCCATCTTCAGCCTGGAAGCGGAAGCCGCAAGTCTGATCTCGGTCTTTTGTACCTACATCGCCATTACGTTTATCTTCAATGGTGCGATGTTCGTCGCCAATGCCGCTTTTAACAACCTCAATCGCCCGACCTGGTCGACAATGCTCAATATGGGCAAGGCGACCCTGGGGACGATTCCGTTTGTCTGGATCGGGGGGAACCTTGGCGGGGCGGCTGGGGTGCTGATTGGACAGGCGGCGGGAACGATTGTGTTTGGGATCGTCAGTGGCCTGCTGGTGGTCAGCCAGGTTCGAAAAATGGCTATCGAACATGAGCAGCAGCAGGCAGAGCCGGAAATACTAGAGCCGAGTGTGCCTCTGACCCCGTTCTGTTCGTCACGGACCTATATGGGGCATGAAGATGTCATAGAGGAGAGCTTGGCGAGCGATACCAAGGCCTGA